One window of Rhinoraja longicauda isolate Sanriku21f chromosome 9, sRhiLon1.1, whole genome shotgun sequence genomic DNA carries:
- the akap12b gene encoding A-kinase anchor protein 12b isoform X2, translating to MPGALEATVGQGDPAVVSEVEEMEEMELNQEEVPIESEGGEQINAQEGGDLHEDKGEQAEEVQAAEIGFKKVFKFVGLKFTMKKEKSVKPEPVQLLTMTREENGRAGETGGESQQVVAGGTEANGSPTDEAEGSPPEILSPEKVEENVVQEETKPPDAEEPPATAEPPSTAEPPATAEPPATAEPSANTAENPAVDSPLKRFFKQGFFSGLRRKQSFKKAKDEPLIIGEKTEANGEQAGAAEAGGSGEMEHGPEAQPSTSQEAAEVLAAQAPEENRGGEEDFEDLTSELACVRVASEPPTMVESKTSQAKEVGVPAENLVATDTGTGQVIFSGGKSPEGAVVAESAAPKATTELQAQHEEMAQEKPSEPIAAEGELLSSQRSKHQDSPLKKLLKSSSIKKLSGKKAKGKKGESRAGDTDDEAKLQSSTESEGSPDGQKPDSPPTFPEETGKGISAEVTESGLLPAEQEEVNGGADGERRKEAITAWASFKKLVTPRKRSKGPSESDRDDEQNDKAKSATISSVESNGSEKQEEPKSNGEEQKLERSIEDPKKKADAPVTWEALICVGSSKKRTRKLSESELQKSNEEAQSPEGNGQVQDSTEEMKVSSPQAPEQEQGGTSPECAESPVEGEATEAAISTWESFKRMVTSRRKSKSKLEERVEESVPCPEAALPEAEAGKEESWVNLKKLIPGRKKKRSDAKGEQLQGELVDKEAEFGGSKSEDESETPAVVPLSEYDAVDDQKEHEERLRAGPEAVPKVDGVITTSDAAQTGELGGEQTAAGEPGSLDAIKSSVDERSPSWISVAVSEIIEEVVEDQVAEEALAVKKQTEDGPKPVPVEEAGEVAPDEVAEEARAAVAKGAAAVDHPADESFTEETAEMVSAVSQLTETPVTTAEGTPVQEDEAVVSRQTQEVLEEAAEKVKLVGSCHTPAGTQVAESGPEIPTGKMPCKQEPLAAEVLAADCGEKAAEQISEAAITGSPAPGDVQGGPVEVIVPAVQQGAAVQGTEAESSAAAAVVQEVETLAEHAGEEMSSAINKNVVTHESTTTTTMSKGLATLVKEVRTEIVEIVRETRTSETGHGVDIEEPEVAGEQSVKATEEGYQTEHRTTDLSPVQAEKTEAEPVVKSGEAEVTPEPVSRDEEAAMEQVGDVTPGDAEQERVGRVEAASVDVIDNAPEMGAEKTLGEGSEDAGVQEVEKEQEQSAEAPAKVEEGVIETVLVEETGQIAEPVDVSAVETCEEHIEVTPASVTEVLHGEETNQITAAEGSKTESRVEPVEAISAVGVTERVCGEGTTELAPVGVTEALLGEEPVEISPALGVTEGLCNEETIELAPVGVVEAQLGEEAIEITPALGVTEVMFREVNKTSQEVAAEGVCGDETTVITLVGVTEMIVGEELADISRVDLTGVVPGEEPIEMAPTVGVTQVVCSEEASKITPAVVSEALPCEEPVKIFPTVRMEEPVCSENTTELPALGAAKIASAEEPVKITHVSVADVLAEETSKVTSLDLSEVLPGEEKMEIAPVVVTTVCAEETIEVAPVVGADVARSEVAPVEGRVEERKSEPREGEGNAPQEGASDRTEGQVQQVIISEVEQFVAVEILQQTVDVRQDQRVVAEKQETRMEEVVCEELAEEQRAQEPPADAMGSAPQILLPTTIEGPCKVTNKTTIIKVASVVVTSEAVCDVLEGMKPVQPKIEETRLPSEEMDTGLVEVSRGRCETPPREQPEELLVEMAATEAATKHVETEVTSEPLNTTNGGESLSPERATGVVEPSGDAEGKLPSLGKDEPAQGEHQSPEKMPFTAGDLVQSDQLSVRAPNVLNMAASMLLKNVESVKPQAEVEFSHATVKLVTETICPTAESAPKVTLHAASITDECRAIQNETVTPMEDLPIDKSSESCKETFLVTALSVEERVITETVTTAAAEVPEQCGADRVVLPSEDVNRTSIAVTAAVIVDAAIEMASGCLSGSAEGSKMGSTLDGQTVKSFVKEQRKPQPADCKIKENVALRSECLEVQNEVEASQTLASEELNMQTAQALTQDALVVVQLQGQEGTKEEANVPGPQKDLAIEGTGEVVDHRLKTSGSKGIEEGKVVMQSAEMVPETTVRADQVPIETETPPSVHTKQAKELSDGTLDNISVSPDVIKAESCSSLEEPEGIFHSTEMVERIKLETTQPLAEERNDVQGRMISLTEELANENLATIEVETRVLIEGEETGQNQSPGTNEKKSQEAETKPATLEFVKDAAEKTPS from the coding sequence TTGGACAAGGAGACCCTGCGGTTGTATCCGAAGTGGAAGAGATGGAGGAAATGGAGTTAAACCAGGAGGAGGTGCCGATCGAGAGTGAAGGCGGAGAGCAGATCAACGCCCAGGAGGGAGGGGACTTGCACGAAGACAAGGGAGAGCAGGCCGAGGAAGTGCAGGCAGCTGAGATTGGCTTCAAGAAGGTCTTCAAGTTTGTCGGCTTGAAGTTCACCATGAAGAAGGAGAAGTCGGTGAAGCCTGAGCCCGTCCAGCTGCTCACCATGACCAGGGAAGAAAACGGCAGGGCAGGAGAAACGGGCGGTGAATCCCAGCAAGTAGTGGCAGGAGGCACAGAAGCCAATGGAAGCCCCACCGATGAGGCCGAGGGAAGTCCACCAGAGATCCTCTCGCCGGAAAAAGTGGAAGAGAACGTTGTGCAAGAAGAAACCAAACCACCAGACGCCGAGGAGCCCCCGGCAACCGCGGAGCCCCCGTCAACCGCGGAGCCCCCGGCAACCGCGGAGCCCCCGGCAACCGCGGAGCCCAGTGCCAACACAGCAGAGAACCCTGCCGTCGACTCTCCGCTCAAGAGATTTTTCAAGCAGGGCTTTTTCTCGGGGTTGCGAAGGAAGCAGAGTTTCAAGAAGGCCAAGGATGAGCCGCTCATCATCGGGGAGAAGACGGAAGCAAACGGGGAGCAAGCTGGTGCCGCTGAGGCTGGGGGGAGCGGGGAGATGGAGCACGGACCTGAGGCACAGCCTTCCACTTCCCAGGAAGCAGCCGAAGTCCTGGCTGCTCAAGCGCCGGAAGAAAatcgagggggagaggaggacttTGAAGATCTCACCTCAGAGTTAGCATGCGTTAGGGTGGCAAGCGAGCCACCGACCATGGTGGAAAGCAAGACCTCACAAGCTAAAGAGGTTGGTGTCCCCGCGGAGAACTTGGTTGCCACTGATACAGGGACGGGTCAGGTCATCTTCAGCGGTGGAAAATCACCAGAGGGAGCAGTGGTTGCAGAGTCCGCTGCCCCCAAAGCCACGACGGAGCTTCAAGCCCAACACGAGGAGATGGCCCAAGAGAAACCTTCAGAACCAATTGCCGCCGAGGGTGAGCTCCTGTCTTCACAAAGGTCAAAGCATCAAGATAGTCCACTGAAGAAGCTTCTCAAAAGCAGCAGCATCAAAAAACTGTCCGGCAAGAAGGCAAAAGGCAAGAAAGGGGAGTCCAGAGCAGGGGACACTGACGACGAGGCAAAACTGCAGTCCTCGACCGAATCCGAAGGCAGCCCCGATGGCCAAAAGCCGGACAGCCCGCCGACATTCCCGGAGGAAACGGGCAAGGGAATCTCGGCAGAGGTGACGGAATCGGGTTTGTTGCCCGCAGAGCAGGAGGAGGTAAACGGCGGTGCTgacggggagaggaggaaggaagcCATCACTGCCTGGGCCTCCTTCAAGAAGCTGGTGACCCCCAGGAAACGATCCAAAGGGCCGTCGGAGAGCGACCGAGACGACGAGCAGAACGACAAGGCGAAGAGCGCCACCATCTCCTCTGTGGAGAGCAATGGCTCCGAGAAGCAAGAAGAACCCAAGTCCAATGGCGAGGAGCAGAAGTTGGAACGGAGCATCGAGGACCCAAAGAAGAAAGCGGATGCCCCCGTGACTTGGGAGGCGTTGATCTGCGTCGGGTCATCCAAGAAAAGGACGAGGAAACTGTCCGAGTCGGAGCTTCAGAAGTCAAACGAGGAGGCCCAAAGTCCAGAGGGAAATGGCCAAGTACAAGACAGTACAGAGGAGATGAAAGTCAGCAGCCCACAAGCACCTGAACAGGAGCAAGGAGGAACATCTCCGGAATGTGCTGAGAGTCCTGTGGAAGGTGAGGCTACAGAAGCGGCCATCTCCACTTGGGAATCCTTCAAGAGAATGGTGACCTCCAGGCGTAAGTCAAAGTCCAAGCTGGAAGAGCGCGTGGAGGAATCCGTACCTTGCCCGGAAGCCGCTCTTCCAGAAGCTGAGGCCGGCAAGGAAGAATCCTGGGTGAATCTGAAGAAACTGATACCGGGCAGAAAAAAGAAGAGGTCGGACGCTAAAGGAGAGCAACTTCAGGGCGAGCTCGTGGACAAAGAGGCAGAGTTTGGAGGAAGCAAGAGCGAAGATGAATCGGAGACACCGGCGGTGGTGCCACTCTCCGAGTACGATGCCGTGGACGATCAGAAAGAGCACGAGGAGAGGCTGAGAGCAGGGCCCGAGGCGGTTCCAAAGGTGGATGGAGTTATCACCACCTCTGATGCCGCTCAAACAGGGGAACTGGGCGGTGAGCAGACCGCCGCAggggaacctggatctctggatgCCATCAAGAGCAGCGTGGACGAGAGGTCTCCCTCGTGGATATCGGTGGCTGTTTCGGAGATAATCGAGGAGGTGGTTGAAGATCAGGTCGCTGAGGAGGCCCTGGCGGTAAAGAAGCAAACGGAGGATGGTCCCAAACCTGTGCCGGTGGAGGAGGCAGGTGAGGTCGCTCCAGATGAGGTGGCCGAGGAAGCTCGGGCGGCCGTCGCCAAGGGAGCAGCGGCAGTGGACCACCCGGCAGACGAGTCGTTCACCGAGGAGACGGCCGAGATGGTCTCGGCGGTCTCCCAGCTGACGGAGACGCCGGTGACTACGGCAGAGGGCACGCCCGTCCAAGAGGACGAGGCTGTGGTGAGCAGGCAAACCCAGGAGGTGCTGGAAGAGGCTGCGGAGAAGGTGAAGCTGGTCGGGTCCTGCCACACCCCGGCCGGCACGCAGGTTGCTGAGTCGGGGCCGGAGATTCCCACCGGGAAGATGCCGTGCAAACAGGAGCCGCTCGCTGCTGAGGTACTGGCGgcagattgtggagagaaagcagCCGAGCAGATCTCCGAAGCAGCGATCACTGGGTCTCCCGCACCGGGCGACGTCCAGGGGGGACCTGTTGAAGTGATCGTGCCAGCCGTGCAGCAGGGGGCAGCCGTGCAGGGGACCGAGGCGGAGAGCAGCGCCGCAGCTGCAGTGGTGCAGGAGGTGGAAACGCTTGCAGAGCATGCCGGTGAAGAGATGTCGTCCGCGATCAACAAGAACGTCGTGACCCACGAGAGCACGACAACCACAACTATGAGCAAGGGCCTGGCCACCTTGGTAAAGGAGGTGAGGACCGAAATAGTGGAAATTGTACGGGAGACCCGCACTTCGGAAACTGGCCACGGAGTGGACATTGAGGAACCAGAGGTTGCTGGGGAGCAGTCTGTCAAGGCCACCGAGGAGGGATATCAGACAGAACACCGGACAACTGATCTTTCACCTGTGCAGGCGGAGAAGACAGAGGCAGAGCCAGTGGTGAAAAGTGGAGAGGCTGAGGTAACCCCAGAACCAGTCAGCAGGGATGAAGAGGCAGCAATGGAGCAAGTGGGTGACGTGACTCCAGGGGATGCCGAACAGGAGAGAGTAGGAAGGGTTGAAGCTGCTTCTGTGGACGTCATTGACAATGCTCCAGAGATGGGGGCGGAGAAGACCTTGGGCGAGGGCTCGGAGGATGCAGGTGTCCAGGAGGTTGAGAAGGAGCAGGAACAGAGTGCAGAAGCCCCAGCAAAGGTCGAAGAGGGTGTGATTGAGACGGTGCTTGTTGAAGAGACTGGGCAAATCGCGGAGCCAGTGGACGTGAGCGCAGTCGAGACTTGTGAAGAGCACATTGAGGTTACCCCAGCAAGTGTGACTGAGGTTCTACATGGTGAAGAAACCAACCAAATCACTGCAGCAGAAGGGAGCAAGACTGAGAGTCGTGTCGAGCCTGTTGAAGCCATTTCAGCAGTGGGAGTGACCGAGAGGGTGTGTGGTGAAGGGACCACTGAACTCGCTCCAGTGGGAGTAACAGAAGCTCTACTGGGCGAAGAACCCGTTGAAATCTCTCCAGCACTGGGAGTAACCGAGGGGCTGTGTAATGAAGAAACGATTGAACTCGCTCCTGTGGGAGTAGTTGAGGCTCAATTAGGTGAAGAGGCCATTGAGATCACTCCTGCACTCGGAGTGACAGAGGTGATGTTCAGAGAAGTCAATAAAACTAGTCAGGAGGTGGCAGCGGAGGGGGTGTGCGGTGACGAGACGACTGTGATCACTCTGGTGGGAGTAACAGAGATGATAGTTGGTGAAGAACTTGCTGATATCAGCCGGGTGGATTTAACTGGGGTTGTACCTGGTGAGGAACCCATTGAAATGGCTCCAACAGTGGGAGTGACGCAGGTGGTATGCAGCGAGGAGGCCTCCAAAATCACTCCAGCCGTTGTCTCGGAGGCACTGCCTTGTGAAGAGCCCGTCAAAATCTTTCCAACAGTCAGAATGGAGGAGCCAGTGTGCAGTGAAAACACAACGGAACTCCCTGCATTGGGAGCTGCGAAGATTGCATCAGCTGAGGAGCCCGTCAAAATCACTCACGTGAGTGTGGCTGACGTTCTAGCTGAAGAGACGAGCAAAGTCACCTCTCTCGATCTATCTGAAGTTTTACCTGGTGAAGAGAAGATGGAAATTGCCCCGGTGGTAGTAACCACGGTGTGTGCTGAAGAGACCATTGAAGTTGCACCAGTGGTGGGAGCGGATGTGGCGCGTAGTGAAGTGGCTCCAGTGGAGGGGAGAGTAGAAGAGAGGAAGAGTGAACCCAGGGAAGGAGAAGGTAATGCTCCGCAGGAGGGGGCAAGTGATAGAACCGAGgggcaagtacaacaggtaatcaTCTCTGAAGTAGAGCAGTTCGTGGCCGTTGAGATCCTGCAACAGACCGTGGACGTCCGGCAGGATCAGCGAGTTGTTGCAGAGAAGCAGGAAACGAGAATGGAAGAAGTAGTCTGTGAAGAGCTTGCTGAAGAGCAGAGAGCTCAGGAACCTCCTGCTGATGCCATGGGTTCAGCCCCACAAATCCTATTGCCCACCACCATTGAAGGGCCATGCAAAGTAACCAACAAAACCACCATAATTAAAGTTGCAAGCGTCGTTGTGACCAGTGAAGCTGTCTGTGATGTGCTGGAAGGCATGAAGCCCGTACAGCCCAAAATTGAAGAGACTCGCCTTCCCTCCGAAGAAATGGACACTGGGTTGGTTGAGGTGTCCAGAGGTCGCTGTGAAACCCCACCAAGGGAGCAGCCTGAAGAACTACTCGTGGAAATGGCCGCAACAGAGGCAGCAACCAAACACGTTGAAACGGAAGTGACTAGCGAGCCACTGAACACGACCAACGGAGGTGAAAGTCTGAGCCCCGAGCGAGCTACAGGTGTGGTTGAGCCTTCGGGCGATGCGGAGGGTAAACTGCCCTCCCTGGGCAAGGATGAACCAGCACAGGGTGAACACCAGTCCCCCGAAAAGATGCCATTTACAGCGGGCGACCTTGTCCAAAGTGACCAGCTGTCCGTGCGTGCCCCCAATGTTCTAAATATGGCTGCTTCTATGCTACTTAAAAACGTTGAGTCGGTCAAACCACAGGCTGAGGTCGAGTTCAGTCACGCAACCGTCAAACTAGTTACTGAAACAATCTGTCCAACTGCTGAAAGTGCCCCCAAAGTCACATTACACGCTGCTTCTATTACTGATGAATGCCGAGCTATACAGAACGAGACGGTGACCCCAATGGAGGACCTTCCTATAGATAAGAGTTCAGAGTCTTGTAAGGAGACTTTCCTTGTGACTGCACTTTCTGTGGAGGAGCGGGTCATCACGGAGACGGTAacaacggcagcggcagaggtTCCAGAGCAGTGTGGTGCGGATCGAGTCGTGCTTCCATCTGAGGATGTTAATCGAACGTCAATAGCAGTGACTGCGGCTGTCATTGTGGACGCTGCAATAGAAATGGCCTCAGGCTGCTTGTCGGGCAGTGCCGAGGGCTCTAAGATGGGCTCAACCCTCGATGGACAAACGGTAAAGAGCTTTGTGAAGGAACAACGTAAGCCTCAGCCGGCTGACTGCAAAATCAAAGAAAATGTTGCACTGAGATCGGAGTGTTTGGAAGTGCAGAACGAGGTAGAAGCAAGTCAGACTCTGGCGTCTGAAGAGCTGAACATGCAAACTGCTCAGGCTCTCACTCAAGATGCTCTGGTAGTTGTTCAGCTGCAGGGACAAGAGGGTACAAAGGAGGAGGCAAACGTACCAGGGCCACAAAAGGATCTGGCGATTGAAGGAACAGGTGAAGTGGTTGATCATAGATTGAAGACTTCAGGAAGTAAGGGCATTGAAGAAGGAAAAGTGGTAATGCAGTCAGCGGAGATGGTGCCCGAGACGACTGTAAGAGCTGACCAGGTGCCAATTGAGACTGAAACTCCTCCATCAGTGCACACTAAGCAAGCAAAGGAATTATCTGATGGTACTTTAGACAATATTTCAGTCTCTCCAGATGTGATCAAAGCTGAAAGTTGCTCTTCCCTGGAGGAGCCTGAAGGAATATTTCATTCCACGGAAATGGTAGAGAGAATCAAACTCGAAACAACCCAGCCTCTAGCTGAAGAGAGAAATGACGTACAAGGCAGAATGATCTCATTGACTGAAGAATTAGCAAATGAAAACCTGGCTACAATTGAGGTGGAAACCAGGGTTCTAATAGAGGGCGAAGAGACGGGCCAAAATCAGTCACCGGGAACAAATGAAAAGAAAAGCCAGGAAGCGGAGACTAAGCCAGCTACTTTAGAATTTGTAAAAGATGCAGCGGAAAAAACACCCTCTTGA